A genomic segment from Fundulus heteroclitus isolate FHET01 chromosome 6, MU-UCD_Fhet_4.1, whole genome shotgun sequence encodes:
- the LOC105925257 gene encoding cAMP-specific 3',5'-cyclic phosphodiesterase 4B isoform X3, with the protein MPEANYLFSVSWGYIKFKRMLNRELSHLSEMSRSGNQVSEYISNTFLDKQNELEVPCPVQKMRERKRKQGQQQQVGMVTQISGGKKVNHTSINVGNRFGVKTDQEELLSKDMEDINRWGLNIFRVAEHSHNRPLTCIMYKIFQERDLMRTFRIPTDTFVTFMLTLESHYHSDVAYHNSLHAADVVQSTHILLSTPALDAVFTDLEILAAIFAAAIHDVDHPGVSNQFLINTNSELALIYNDESVLENHHLAVGFKILLEDSCDIFQNLSRNQRQALRKMVIEMVLATDMSKHMNLLANLKTMVETKKVTSSGVLLLDNYTDRVQVLCNMVHCADLSNPTKPLDLYRQWTDRIMEEFFHQGDREREKGMEISPMCDKHTASVERTQVGFIDYIVHPLWETWADLVHPDAQEILDTLEENRNWYQSMVPRSPSPPFYTSDGEGGQQGDRDGGSIATKFPFDLTVDSKKRQAGHGESTLADTAVRSDRLNQGSPSDLKARETTTCDVSPAET; encoded by the exons ATGCCTGAGGCCAACTACCTGTTCTCTGTGTCCTGGGGATACATTAAG TTCAAGCGGATGCTGAACCGGGAACTCAGCCACCTGTCTGAGATGAGCCGCTCGGGCAACCAAGTGTCAGAGTACATCTCCAACACCTTCTTAG ATAagcagaatgagctggaggttCCCTGTCCGGTTCAGAAgatgagagagaggaagaggaagcagggccagcagcagcaggtcggGATGGTGACACAGATCAGCGGGGGGAAGAAGGTCAACCACACGTCCATCAACGTCGGAAACCGCTTTGGCGTCAAGACGGACCAGGAGGAGCTGCTCTCCAAA GACATGGAGGACATCAACAGATGGGGGCTGAATATCTTCAGAGTGGCGGAACATTCTCACAACCGGCCGCTCACCTGCATCATGTACAAAATCTTTCAG GAGCGAGACCTGATGCGTACGTTCAGGATTCCCACCGACACCTTCGTCACCTTCATGCTGACCCTGGAATCCCACTACCACTCGGACGTGGCCTACCACAACAGCCTGCACGCTGCCGACGTGGTCCAGTCCACACACATCCTCCTGTCCACACCCGCGCTGGAT GCGGTCTTCACAGATCTGGAGATCTTGGCAGCCATCTTTGCTGCAGCCATCCATGACGTGGACCACCCAGGAGTGTCCAACCAGTTTCTCATCAACACTA ACTCTGAGCTGGCTCTGATTTACAACGACGAGTCAGTGCTGGAGAATCACCACTTGGCTGTGGGCTTCAAGATTCTGCTGGAAGACAGCTGTGACATCTTCCAAAATCTGTCCAGGAACCAGAGGCAGGCGCTCCGCAAGATGGTCATTGAGATG GTTCTGGCTACCGACATGTCCAAACACATGAATCTGTTAGCAAATTTGAAAACCATGGTGGAAACCAAGAAGGTGACCAGCTCTGGTGTCTTGCTTCTGGACAACTACACTGACAGGGTGCAG GTGCTGTGTAACATGGTTCACTGCGCCGACCTGAGCAACCCCACCAAGCCTCTGGATCTGTACCGCCAGTGGACCGACAGGATCATGGAGGAGTTCTTCCACCAGGGAGACAGGGAGcgggagaaggggatggagatCAGCCCCATGTGCGACAAGCACACGGCTTCAGTGGAGAGAACTCAG GTTGGCTTCATAGACTACATCGTTCACCCTCTGTGGGAGACGTGGGCCGACCTGGTGCATCCCGACGCCCAGGAGATCCTGGACACACTGGAGGAGAACAGGAACTGGTACCAAAGCATGGTCCCCCGAAGCCCCTCGCCTCCTTTCTACACCAGTGATGGAGAAGGAGGCCAACAGGGGGACAGAGACGGGGGCTCCATAGCCACTAAATTTCCCTTCGACCTGACCGTGGACAGCAAGAAGAGGCAGGCTGGACACGGAGAGAGCACGCTGGCCGACACCGCTGTCAGGAGTGACCGTCTGAACCAAGGCAGTCCCTCTGATCTGAAAGCAAGAGAAACGACCACGTGTGACGTCTCTCCTGCAGAAACATAG